The proteins below are encoded in one region of Ostrea edulis chromosome 3, xbOstEdul1.1, whole genome shotgun sequence:
- the LOC130053071 gene encoding uncharacterized protein LOC130053071 translates to MEPEEKTQGQHVVECNICEQPVSFFCRRCVVNLCDPCVPVHLRIKSKTGHDVVDYASRDDVHTPTCDFHPLNECSLYCQTCDVPICLVCVSIKHKSHEMSELSEQIEELMKTIMKENDRLQKYKCDIEKRLDHTTERLPLLSKIYQEKKDEVTSRGEVWHRQIEKTVKTLHQELDDMQKKHESLLQKQKRELKEILGKVDEINTTTMKLKNSQNVLEMKKCISLIQNQATPSEITHYSFPVFCKCKIDDNYLKSYFGYIENIQEKKISLRTSISEDAVISNHKILEMPKVITAIDTGFPACENNSRLYDITVIDDNRVWMGGASYELKLFDFQGNLHDTVSITTQGLFLTVYNKHVIYTVSGSSTVCRVADDKRIQTMFTTAEWRPFGITSTASDDILVCLRKDDQYKVVRYSRTGTVLQEIQYDLQGQPLYRDATYIAENVNGDIIVTDWTKNAVIAVDRLGIFLFSYSGRDKPFFACAVTTDPAGHVIVTDFKGDKIHMLDKDGRFLRYIIPDLGIKFPRGVCIVGDGEIFVGETLNGVAKRIKYFEERTE, encoded by the coding sequence ATGGAACCTGAAGAGAAAACCCAAGGTCAACATGTTGTCGAATGTAACATTTGCGAACAACCAGTCTCGTTCTTCTGCAGACGATGTGTGGTCAATCTCTGCGACCCTTGTGTCCCGGTACATCTCCGAATCAAGTCCAAGACCGGACATGACGTTGTGGATTACGCCAGTAGAGATGATGTTCACACACCTACGTGCGATTTTCATCCACTGAACGAGTGTTCGTTGTACTGCCAGACGTGTGATGTCCCGATCTGCCTGGTCTGTGTTTCCATCAAACACAAATCGCACGAAATGTCCGAGCTTTCTGAGCAAATTGAAGAACTGATGAAAACCATCATGAAAGAAAACGATCGACTTCAAAAATATAAGTGTGACATTGAAAAACGTCTAGATCACACGACAGAGAGATTGCCTTTACTATCTAAAATTTACCAAGAGAAGAAGGATGAAGTGACGTCACGAGGAGAGGTGTGGCACAGACAGATAGAGAAAACCGTGAAGACGCTCCACCAGGAACTGGACGACATGCAAAAGAAACACGAATCACTGCTCCAGAAACAGAAACGAGAATTGAAAGAGATTTTAGGAAAAGTTGATGAAATAAACACCACGACAATGAAACTGAAAAATTCACAGAATGTACTAGAAATGAAGAAAtgcatatcattaattcaaaatcAAGCCACTCCCTCGGAGATTACACATTACTCGTTTCCAGTGTTTTGTAAATGCAAAATTGACGACAACTATTTGAAATCATATTTCGGGTACATTGAGAATATACAAGAAAAAAAGATTTCTCTGCGGACATCGATATCTGAAGACGCTGTGATTTCGAACCACAAAATATTAGAGATGCCGAAAGTTATCACAGCTATAGACACAGGGTTTCCTGcttgtgaaaataacagtcGTCTATACGATATTACTGTTATCGATGATAACAGAGTGTGGATGGGAGGAGCAAGTTACGAACTCAAGTTGTTTGATTTCCAGGGAAACCTCCACGACACGGTCTCCATCACAACACAGGGCTTGTTTTTGACTGTATACAACAAACACGTGATTTACACAGTATCGGGCAGCAGTACTGTGTGTAGAGTAGCTGACGATAAAAGGATTCAGACGATGTTTACAACCGCGGAATGGAGGCCATTCGGTATCACAAGCACCGCGTCAGATGACATACTAGTCTGTCTCCGTAAAGACGACCAGTACAAAGTCGTGCGATACAGCCGTACCGGTACCGTACTCCAAGAAATCCAGTACGACTTACAGGGCCAGCCTCTGTACCGAGATGCAACTTACATCGCTGAGAATGTTAACGGGGACATCATTGTAACAGACTGGACGAAAAATGCTGTGATTGCTGTCGATAGATTaggaatatttctgttttcttaCTCTGGGAGGGACAAGCCATTTTTCGCATGCGCCGTCACTACTGATCCTGCCGGTCACGTTATCGTTACTGACTTTAAAGGTGACAAGATTCACATGCTGGACAAGGACGGGCGATTCCTGAGGTACATCATTCCAGATCTAGGGATTAAATTCCCACGCGGCGTGTGCATTGTCGGGGACGGGGAAATTTTTGTTGGGGAAACCTTGAACGGTGTAgctaaaagaataaaatatttcgaGGAAAGAACAGAATGA